The Leishmania panamensis strain MHOM/PA/94/PSC-1 chromosome 32 sequence genome window below encodes:
- a CDS encoding hypothetical protein (TriTrypDB/GeneDB-style sysID: LpmP.32.3660), whose protein sequence is MSAEKPKRLHAKRSFLEPLRVPQRRRSSKEEGESPASPAKSSAPKSAIEWLKFASHLLITSSGSGEAEERVLKVCEETAAMLLEEDAKNCTSTKSKAPMATAAKASGFSPEEGDGAVDGAEGNAVEDGIGAGTFAALEEEPPSAERLQAAYLLTAAAVAATEAHRLTAAESAVRLARAAVEAYRCPMTASTLAMACVRWGATSRDVNSRTTAFETALAVIDVASKELLERETLLEEEIGYMLRMAWMLVGIGASDNAHQQLTVVLKHNPKSYMGLLLLTLLHTVEGDYDSANNSVTHLLDAYPQDVVGIVVHAAVLQKCRLPESADGHGKGAAAAAELAIAMARIAVLSDEAASAEEAGLKKKSLKGLCTHCAPDEDVEGGPKHSSDELKRRVVGHWALLGHVATRLGCTTVAEVATEAGTAAITQSTMLCRRSFADLQCSQARLSLARLRERIAAQHIHHAGGLSVPLVRDINLLAILDFDTVASAGLARMVPGLPLTSSATENICGASLVSPDSGTQHLLPPKMFDAVASTLLAAVEAYPNHGEGHVLLGVTRLLEASQPDLPSDTRHNRLQEAGRHFVNSIQADAAMPEAYLGAGVVAEAQGAMDESFDFYTSAAEVSVRAPLISWQYFDYLYQ, encoded by the coding sequence ATGTCTGCAGAGAAGCCAAAGAGGCTACATGCAAAGCGCTCCTTCTTGGAGCCActgcgtgtgccgcagcgTCGAAGGTCCtcaaaagaggagggggagtcCCCGGCGAGTCCAGCCAAGTCGTCGGCACCGAAGAGTGCTATTGAATGGCTGAAGTTTGCCTCGCATCTCCTCATCAccagtagcggcagcggtgaggcggaggagcgcgtGCTGAAGGTGTGTGAGGAGACCGCAGCAATGCTGTTAGAGGAGGATGCCAAGAACTGCACCAGTACCAAATCCAAGGCGCCGATGGCGACAGCGGCCAAGGCTTCAGGGTTCAGCCCTGAGGAGGGTGACGGCGCAGTTGATGGAGCAGAAGGTAACGCGGTCGAGGACGGCATCGGCGCCGGCACTTTTGCTGCCCTCGAAGAGGAGCCTCCGTCAGCTGAACGTCTGCAGGCCGCCTATTTACTcacggctgccgcggtggctgCAACAGAGGCGCACCGGCTTACCGCCGCAGAGTCAGCCGTTCGCTTGGCTCGCGCTGCAGTTGAGGCGTACCGGTGCCCGATGACCGCCAGCACCCTGGCGATGGCCTGTGTGCGATGGGGGGCGACGAGCCGCGACGTCAACAGTCGCACCACGGCCTTTGAGACCGCGTTGGCCGTCATCGATGTAGCGAGCAAAGAGCTACTCGAGCGTGAGACGCTCCTTGAGGAGGAGATTGGGTACATGCTGCGCATGGCATGGATGCTGGTGGGCATAGGCGCCTCAGATAACGCCCACCAGCAGCTAACGGTTGTGCTGAAGCACAACCCGAAGAGCTACATGGGGCTCCTTCTTCTAACACTCCTGCACACTGTAGAGGGCGACTACGACAGCGCCAACAACTCTGTCACGCACCTGCTCGATGCGTACCCACAAGACGTGGTCGGTATTGTTGTCcacgcggcggtgctgcaaaAGTGCCGGCTGCCAGAGTCCGCTGATGGGCACGGCAagggtgcggcggcggcggcggagctggcaATTGCCATGGCGCGTATCGCAGTGCTGAGCGACGAggccgccagcgcagaggaggcgggtCTCAAGAAGAAGTCGCTGAAAGGGCTGTGCACGCACTGCGCGCCTGACGAGGACGTGGAGGGGGGCCCGAAGCACTCCTCCGACGAGCTGAAGCGGCGCGTTGTGGGGCACTGGGCGCTGCTGGGTCACGTCGCCACGCGACTCGGATGCACGACAGTGGCAGAGGTCGCCACAGAGGCGGGAACGGCTGCCATTACACAAAGTACGATGCTGTGCCGGCGCTCTTTTGCCGACCTGCAGTGTAGCCAGGCGCGTCTCTCGCTGGCCCGTCTCAGGGAGCGCatcgcggcgcagcacattCACCACGCCGGCGGCCTGTCTGTACCGCTGGTACGTGATATCAATCTACTGGCCATCCTGGACTTCGACACCGTCGCCTCTGCTGGCCTGGCGCGTATGGTTCCCGGCTTGCCACTGACCTCCAGCGCTACAGAGAACATATGTGGCGCATCGCTGGTTTCCCCTGACTCAGGGACACAGCATTTGCTGCCGCCTAAGATGTTCGATGCCGTTGCATCGACGCtgttggcggcggtggaggcatACCCGAACCATGGGGAGGGGCATGTGCTGCTCGGCGTGACGCGCCTCCTGGAGGCTTCACAGCCTGACCTGCCGTCTGACACTCGCCACAATCGACTGCAGGAGGCTGGGCGGCACTTTGTGAATTCCATACAAGCCGACGCGGCAATGCCGGAGGCGTACCTTGGCGCTGGCGTCGTGGCCGAGGCGCAGGGTGCCATGGACGAGAGCTTTGACTTCTACACCTCCGCTGCTGAGGTGTCGGTGCGCGCCCCGCTGATCTCGTGGCAGTACTTCGACTATCTCTACCAATAA